From the Kribbella sp. CA-293567 genome, the window CGATGAACTCCGCAGTGCGGCGGTGGCGGCGCGATCACTGCTGATCTGGGTGAGGCCAAGGGCGGCTGCGGAAGTGAACGCGGTCAGGCCGGCGAACCGGCGGCGGGACATAACGGACGGATTGGTCTCGGAAAGGCGCATCGACGCACCGTAGCGGTTCGACCGCGTGGAGTAGCAGTCCGAGTGATCAGAGTCACGGAAGGTTCTGCAGGACTGCAAAGTTGCATCGATAACAAGTTGCACTCACTGCAAGTTTCGTTACCGTGGAGTCGTGATGAGGATCGAGGACGACGTGGCTGCACCGCCGGGGCGGCGCGAGCGCAAGAAGCAGGAGACGCGGGCGGCGCTGATCGCCGCCGCGCTCCGGCTGGCGGTGCAGAAGGGCCCGGACGAGGTGACGGTCGAGGAGATCAGCGAGGCCGCCGACGTCTCGGTCCGCACCTTCTTCAACTACTTCCCGCACAAGGAGCACGCGATCCTGGGCCGCGATCCGGAGGAGACCGAGCACGCGCTGCGCCGGGTCCGGGAGGCGCCGGCCGGGCTCTCACCGCTGACCGTGATGCGGCTGGTGATGGCCAAGGCGCTCGACGATCTCGACGGCGTCGACGACCGGAAGAGCTCGATCGCCCAGCGGATCGAGCTGATCATGCGCTCACCGGCACTGCTGTCGCAGTTCGTCCAGCTCGGCGCCGAGGACGAGCGGCTGCTCGCCGTCGCGCTGGCCGAGCGGATGGGTGAGCCCGCTGCTTCCGTCCGGCCCGCGTTGATCGTCGGCACGGCCACGCTGGCCGTGCGGACCGCGGTGCAGCAGCGCAAGTACGGCGCCGACCGCACGCTGCGCGACCTCGTCGACGATGCGTTCCGGCAGCTGGCCGACGGCATCGATCCCGCCTACGACCCGGCCGGCCTCCTGCCGGCCGGTCCGACCACAGACACCAGTTCCGACCAGGAAGGTCAAGCATGACAACGACCTCTTCGCCCTCACCGAACCCGGCCGATCCGGCCGGCCCGGTCGGGGCGGACGTCATCGCCACCGACGCCGTCGCCGAGCCGATCGCGCAGCTGACGCCGCGGCAGACCGTCCAGGCGATCTCCGGCCTGATGATGGGCATGTTCGTGGCCATCCTGGCCGGCACCGTGGTGTCGACCGCGTTGCCGCGGATCATCAGCGACCTGAACGCGAGCCAGTCGTCGTACACCTGGGTCGTCACGCTCGAGCTGCTCGCGATGACCGCCACCGTGCCGCTGTGGGGCAAGCTCGCGGACCTCTACAACAACAAGCTGCTGGTCCAGCTGTCGCTGGGCTTCTTCGTGATCGGCTCACTGGTGGCCGGCTTCGCGCCGAACATCGAGGTACTGCTGGGCAGCCGGGTGCTGCAAGGCCTCGGTGCCGGCGGTCTGACCGCGCTGGTGCAGATCGTGATGGCGGCGATCATCCCGCCGCGTGAGCTCGGCCGGTACTCCGGCATCTTCGGCGCGATCTTCGCCTCGGCAACCGTCGGTGGACCGTTGCTGGGTGGCTTCCTGGTCGACTCGCCGCTGGGCTGGCGGGCCTGCTTCCTGGTCGGCGTGCCGTTCGTGCTGGCGGCGATCGTGCTGCTGCAGCGCACGCTGAAGCTGCCGACCGTCCGCCGTGACGTGAAGATCGACTGGTGGGGAGCGTTCCTGATCACCGCCGGGGTCAGCACCCTGCTGGTCTGGTCGTCCTTCGCCGGCAGCAGGTTCGAGTGGGCCTCCGGCTGGAGCTTCCTGCTGGTCGGCGCGGCGCTGGTCGCGCTGCTCGCCGCGGTGCTGGTCGAGCGCCGGCACCCCGAGCCGATCATCCCGATGGACCTGTTCCGCAACCGGACGGTGACGCTGTCGATCGTGGCCAGCGCACTGGTCGGGGTGGCGATGTTCGGCGGGTCGGTGTTCCTGGCGCAGTACTTCCAGATCGCGCAGGGCTACTCGCCGACCAAGGCCGGCCTGATGAGCCTGCCGATGATCCTCGGCATGATGGTCGCCTCGACCGTCGCGGGTGGGCTGATCACGAAGTACGGCAAGTGGAAGATCTACCTGGTCATCGGCAGCGTGCTGCTGCCGATCGGACTCGCGCTGTTCGGCACGATCGACGCGCACACTTCGAAGTACCAGTTGTGGGCGTTCATGGTCGTGCTCGGTGTCGGCATCGGTCTGGTGATGCAGAACCTGGTGCTGGCCGCGCAGAACGACGTACCGGCCCGGGAGCTGGGCGCGGCCACCTCGGCGGTCAGCTTCTTCCGCAGTATGGGCGGCACCATCGGGGTCAGCGTGCTCGGTGCGATGCTGGCCGGCAAGGTCACCGAGACGCTGAATCCGGGCGGCGAATCGTCCGGCGGCAGCAACGCCGTACCGAACCTCGCGGAGCTGCCGGAGCAGGCTCGGGTCGTGGTCGAGAACGCGTACGGCGCGGCGACGGCCGAGCTGTTCATGATGTCGGTGCCGTTCGCGGTGCTGGCCCTGGTCGCCGTGGTGTTCATCAAGGAGAAGCCGCTGCAGACCACCTCCGGCGCCGAACGCCGGGCCCACGAGGAAGCGGCCGGCAAGCTCGACGGCACACTGGACCGATGATCGTTGCCTTCAGTATCAGCCCCGCCGCGGGAGACGAGACCGGTGGCGTGAGCGAGGCGGTCGCCGAGGCGATCCGCGTCGTTCGCGCCTCCGGTCTGCCGAACGAGACCAACGCCATGTTCACGAACCTCGAGGGGGAGTGGGACGAGGTGATGGCGGTGGTGAAACAGGCCGTCGAGGCTGTCGCCGCCGTCTCGCCCCGGGTCGGTCTGGTGCTGAAGGCCGACATCCGGCCCGGCTACACCGGTCAGCTCGCCGCCAAGGTCGAGCGGATCGAGCAGGCCCTGTCCGACTGAGCGTCAGTGGCCGTTGAGCGCCTGGACGGTCTCCTGATAGCGACCTTCGCGTTCGGCGTCGCGAAGGAAGCCGACCCGCCGGACGGTCACCTCGGTGACCTCCGGCTGGTCGGTGAGGATGCTCATCGTCTCGGTCAGGTACTCCTCGACAGGCATCGCGCGCTCGTCGTCCTGCTGCCCCATCAGCGTGGTCTGGACGGCGGGAGGGATCACCTCGATCACCTGGATGCCGACCTCGGCCAGCTGGAGCCGCAGGCTCTGGGTGTAGCTGTGGATGGCAGCCTTGGTGGCGTTGTACGTCGGGGTGACCACGAGCGGGACGAAGGCGAGCCCCGAGGAGACCGTCAGGATCGTCGCGCCGGGTTTCGCCACCAGGTACGGCGTGAAGGTCGCGACGGTACGGATCGTGCCGAGCAGGTTCGTGGTGACGGTCGCCTCGGCGATCGCGACGTGACCGGGATCGAGCAGGTTCTCGGGGCGCATGATGCCGGACATCGTCAGCACCGCGTTCAGGTCCGGGTACCGCGCGGTCACCTCGTCGTACGCCGCCTGGATCGACTTCGGATCGTCGACGTCGAGGACGACGGTGCCGAGACCGGGATGCTCGCCGGCCAGCTGGTCGAGCAGTTCCCGGCGCCGGCCGCCGATCACGACTTTGTTGCCCAGGGCATGGAACTTGAGAGCCAGCCCGAGCCCGAGACCCGAAGTACCGCCGGTGACGAAGATCGTGTTGCCTGTGGTTTTCATGGTTCCAGCATCGGCCGGTGCGCCGTCGGCAACCAGGCCCGGCTCAGCCACTGCTCGGCGAGCAGTGGCTAACGTCCGGGACTGCTGAACAATGGGTCTATGGACTATCGGGACCTGTCGGACTTCCTCCGCAAGCGTCGCGAGGCGTTGCAGCCCGAGGATCTCGGCCTGCCGCGCGGCCGCCGTCGCCGTACGCCGGGCCTGCGGCGCGAGGAGGTCGCCGCGCTCGCCGTGATGTCGACCGACTACTACAGCCGGCTCGAGGGCGGTCGTGGTCCGCAGCCGTCGACGGAGCTGCTCGCCGCGATCGCCCGTGCGCTGCGCCTGACGCTGGACGAGCGGGACCACCTCTATCTGCTGGCCGGTCACGGCGTACCGCCGCGCTCGGGCGGCAACGACCACGTGAATCCCGGGCTGCTGCGGATCATGGACCGGCTGGTCGACACCCCTGCCCAGGTGATGAACCGGCTCGGCGAGACCTTGCTGCAGACCGCGGTCGACGTCGCGTTCGAAGGTGAGCTGACGAACTTCGAAGGGCTCGAGCGCAGTGGCGTCTACCGCTGGTTCCTGACCGAGGGCGAACGCGACCGGTACGCCGACGACGAGGTCCGCGCCAACCACAGCCGCGTCCTGGTCTCCGGCCTGCGCTCCGTCTACGCCACCGACGGCGACAAGTCCCGGGCCGGCACCATCGTGCGGGCCCTGCTGGACGGGAGCGCGGAGTTCAGGCGGCTGTGGGACGCGCACGAGGTCGGCATCAGGCATCTGGGCACCAAACGATTTGTGCACCCGGTAGTCGGCAACCTGGAGTTCCACTGCCAGCTCCTCGACGACCAGCAGCAACAGCAGACGTTGCTGGTCTTCACGGCGACTCCAGGCTCCGAGAGCGCCGAGAAGCTGGCACTGCTGGCGGTGCTGGGGCAGACCGAGTTCGAGGCTCGGCAAAGCTGAGAGACTTTCGGAAAGGGCTTGCTGAAGTCTTTACCGGGGTTACATCGTGGGTTAATTTAAGCCCTGAATTAGCGCGCCCCCGCGCCCACGGAAGGACCCGCCCCCATGCAAATGGTCCGCAGAAACTCCATCGTCCGACTGCTCGCCCTGGCGCTGATCGCCTGCCTGACGCTGACTTCAGGCAGTGCGTTCGCCCGAGACCTCCAAGCCGGCCAGGCCGCCGCCACCTTCAAGGTGCTCGCCTTCTACAGCGGCAGTTTCGATGCCGCGCACATCGACTTCCAGAAGGAGGCCAGGGAGCGGTTCCCCGCGTTCGGCGCCCAGCACGGCTTCACCTACGAGCAGACGAACAACTGGGACCGGCTGAACAGCCTGACCAGGAACGACGCCCAGGTGGTGCTGTTCCTGGACGACTCGCCGCACAGTGCGGCGCAGCGCGCGGGGTTCCAGCGCTACGTCGAGAGCGGCGGCGGCTTCCTCGGCTTCCACGTCGCCAACTACAACGACGCCAGCGGTGGCTGGCCGTGGTTCAACAACACCCTGCTCGGCACCGGCCGGTTCAGCACCAACACCTGGCTGCCGACCGCGACCACGCTGCGGACCGAGAACCGCACGCACCCGTCCCTGGTGAACACGGGTGCGACCTTCCGGTCGGCCGTCAGCGAGTGGTACAGCTGGCAGAACGACCTGCGCAACAATCCCGACATCCAGGTGCTGGCCTCGATCGACCCGTCCAGCTTCCCGGTCGGTACGTCGCAGCGCTGGACCAGCGGCTACTACCCGATCATCTGGGCGAACAAGAACTACAAGGCGATCTACGCCAACTTCGGCCACAACGCGATGAACTACGAGACCAACACCCGGACCTCGTCGACCTTCGACAGCCCGGCCCAGAACCAGTTCGTGATGGACGCCCTGAAGTGGCTCGGCGGTGGCGGCACCACCGTCCCGCCGGTCGACCAGCCGGACGCGAGCAAGTGGTACACGGTCGCGAACAAGGGCAACGGCAAGTGCGTGGACGCCCGCGCCGCCGGTACGGCGAACGGCACGGTCGTCCAGCAGTACAGCTGTAACAGCTCGCAGGCCCAGCAGTTCCAGTTCCAGCCGACCTCGGACGGCTTCACCCGGATCAACAACCGGAACGACGCCAGCAAGGTGGTCGACGTGTCGGGTGTCTCGCAGGCCGACAACGCCGGCCTGCACCTGTGGGCCTACGGCGGCGGCGCCAACCAGCAGTGGCAGGCGGTCTCCGAAGGCAGCGGCTACTTCCACTTCGTCAGCCGCCTGAGCGGCAAGTGCCTGACCGTCCCCGGCGGCTCCACCGCCGACAGCACCCAACTGGTCCAGCTGACCTGCAACAACTCCGCTACGCAGTCGTTCCGGCTCGCCGGCTGAGGTAGAAGGCGAAGGCGGCGGTGGGGATGAACATCACGATGCCGTAGACGGCGACCGGGATGGACATCTCGCTGTTGTTCAGCAGGGACGGGCTCAGTGCGATGGTGAGCGCCAGGGTGGCGTTGTGGATGCCGATCTCCATCGAGCACGCGATGGACTGGCGCTCACCGAGCCGGGCCAGCTTCGGTACGGCGTACCCGAAGGCGAGGCTGAGGATGTTCAGCAGGACGGCGACCACGCCGACGGCGGCGAGGTAGTCGAGGAAGTTGGCGCGCTCGGTGTAGATCGCGGCGAAGATCACCAGCACCAGGACCAGGATCGAGCCGAGTTTCACCGGGCGCGCCATCGCGTGCGCGAAGTCCGGTTTCTTGTTGCGCAGCAGCATTCCCAGCCCGACCGGGATCAGCACGATCGCGAAGACCTGCAGCATCTTGGCCGGTTGCAAGCCGATCTGGCCGTCGCCGAGGAAGTGGTTCAGCGACAGGTTGACCACGATCGGCAGGGTGATCACCGCGATCACCGAGTTGACCGCGGTCAGCGTCACGTTGAGGGCGACGTCGCCGCCGGCCAGGTGACTGAAGAGGTTCGCGGTGGTGCCACCGGGGGAGGCGGCCAGCAGCATCATCCCGACCGCCAGCGCGGGGGCCAGATCGAACAGCTTCACCAGGCCGAAACAGATGGCCGGCAGCAACAGGATCTGGGTGCCGAGCGCAACCAGGACGGCGCGCGGCATCCGCAGTACCCGGGTGAAGTCGGCGATGGTCAGTGTCAGCCCGAGTCCGAGCATGATGATCGCCAGCGCGACCGGCAGCAGGACCGAGGTGAGCACGGAGTCGTTCATGGGCGGCTCCCTAGGAAATGGATGCTCAGAGTGACAGTGCTCAGAAGTCTCGGCAAGGGGGTGCCTTCTGTATTACGTTGCCGCACATGCCCTCTAACTTGTTGGCCCTGCGCATCGCGGCGCTCGCGGCCGGAGTACTGCTCGCCACGTCCCAGCTCGTCCCGGCGCAGGCGGCCGGGCAGCACGTACCGAAGTACCAGTGGGAAGTGAAGCCGACCGGGAGTACGTCGCAGTTCCGCGGTCTGGCCGCGGTGAACAAGGACGTGGCCTGGGTTGCGGGAAGCAACGGCCAGGTGTTGCGCACCCTCGACGGCGGCAGGAAATGGCAGAACGTCAGCCCGCCGGGGCAGACGCTGCTGTTCCGCGACGTCGAGGCGTTCGACGCGAAGCGCGCGGTGATCCTGGCGATCGGGCCGGGGGAGGACTCGCGGATCTACCGGACCGCGGACGGTGGCAGAACGTGGGCCGAGTCGTTCCGGAACACCGATCCCGCTGCGTTCTACGACTGCCTCGACTTCAACGACTCGCGGCACGGGCTGGCGCTGAGCGACCCGGTGGACGGGAAGTTCCGGATCGCCGCCACCGCGGATGGCGGCAAGTCGTGGAAGGTGCAGGCGACGAAGGGGATGCCGGCCGCGCTGCCCGGGGAGTTCGCCTTCGCGGCGAGCGGGACCTGCCTGGTGGCCGGCGCCGGCCGGTCGGCGTGGTTCGCGACCGGTGGCGGTGACCGGCCGCGGGTCTTCCGGACGGTGGACGGCGGGCGCAGCTGGAAGGTGAGCGACTCCCCGATGGCCAGTGGCGAGGCGGCCGGCATCTTCAGCCTGAGCTTCCGCGGACAGTTGCACGGAGTGGCGGTCGGTGGTGACTTCGCGACCACGGGTGACGCGGTGAGGGGTGCGTCGTACACGTCCGACGGTGGCCGGACCTGGAAGCTGGTGCCGGCGGACAAGGCGCCGAAGAAGTACCGCAGCGGCTCCGCCTTCGTGCCGTGGTCGGTCAAGACGGTCCTCGCCGTCGGCCCGACCGGCAGCGACGTGAGCCTGGACGGCGGACGCAGCTGGAAGCAGTTCGACGACGGCAACTACGACAGCGTCGAGTGCGCCGGGTTCGGCTTCAAGGCCGGCTGCTGGGCGTCGGGACCGAAGGGCGCGGTCGCGCGACTGGCTGTCACCCGGTAATTCCGTTCGGCGACACCCGCAGGTCGCGCGGGTGTCGCCTGTCTACGGTCAGGATGAGGACATGCGAAGACTTCCTCCCAGGTTGCTGGTCACGTTCGCGGGGCTGCTGATGGTGCTGCCGACGGCGGCCGCCGCCAGCGCACGCGGTGACGACCGGCCGGACCGGCCCGGTCAGCCGCTGAAGGTGCTGACCTACAACATCCACCACGGCGCCGGGACGGACGGCGTACTGGATCTCGAGCGGATCGCCAAGGTGATCGAGAACTCCGGGGCCGACCTGGTCGGGCTGCAGGAGGTCGACAAGCACTGGAGCCAGCGCAGCAACTGGGTCGATCAGCCGGCCTGGTTGGCCGCCCGGCTGAAGATGCACTACGCCTACGCGGCGAACCTCGACCTGCCGCCGCTGAAACCGGGGGAGCCGCGCCGGCAGTACGGCACGGCGGTGCTGTCGAAGAGCCCGATCAAGGACTTCGAGAACACGCTGCTGCCGCTCTACCCGACCGGTGAGCAGCGCGGGCTGTCAGTGGCGGCGATCAAGATCCGTGGCGTCTACCTGCGGTTCGCCAACACGCATCTGACGTCGAACAACAACGCCGAGCGGCTCGAGCAGGCGAAGAAGGTGGTCGAGTTGCTGGACGACTCGAAGCTGCCGACCTTCGTGGTCGGCGACCTCAACGCCCGGCCGAACGCGCCGGAGATCGCCACCCTGACCAAGGTCTGGCGCGACACCTGGGCCGACGTCGGCACCGGACCGGGGTACTCGAGCCCGACGGAGAACCCGGCGGCCCGGATCGACTACCTGCTGCACACCCGGCAGAAGATCGAGCCGCTGTCGTCCGCGGTGATCACCACCAACGGGTCCGACCATCTGCCGGTCGTTGCCACCTACAACCTTCGGTAGAACTCACCCGCGGTACCGATCGGCGTCCACCCGGCAAGGGTGGGCGCCGATTTTGTCGCGCGCGAATTACAAGCTTGTAGTTTGTCAAGCCGACACGCAGGTGCAACAAAGTTATTCGTGGGATAGGTGTTCCCAATGGGGCTGTAGGCAACTAGTGTCACGTATGTGGTCCAGCTGGACCAAAAGGACATGAACCCTGGGGAAGGGGTTCATGACTGGCGGAAGGAAGAACCCGATGCGTCCATTGGCTTCAGGGGTGCTCGCGGTCTCTTTGATCGGCACCATGGGTCTGATCGCGGTACCGGCCCAGGCCGACCCCCAGCCGCCGGTCGTTCCGTCGCAGTCCACCGTCGACGCCGCCAGGAAGGCCGCCGCCGCGAAGGCCGCACAGGTGACCGCCATCGAGCAGCAGCTGGCCGGCGCCGGGGCGAAGCTCGAGCAGCTCGGGCGCCAGTCGGCGAAGGCCGGGGAGATCTACAACGGCGCGATCTACCGGCTCCAGCAGGCGCAGGCCGAAGCCAAGGCTGCCAGCGACCGCGCGGACCGGGCCGAGAAGGCGCTGATCGTCCAGCGGCAGCAGATCGGCCGGTTCGCGGCAGCGTCGTACCAGGGTGGTGGTGATCTCGCCACGATCGGACCGCTGTTCACCGCGGACGGTCCGCAGCAGCTGCTCGACTCCGCCGGCGCGGCCCGTTCGGTGTCGCAGGCGATGCAGGGCTCCTACCTGCGGTACACGGCAAGTCAGGTGGTCACCAACGCGTTCAAGCTGCAGAAGGACTCGGCAGTCACCAAGGTGAAGGCCGCGACCGACGAGGCAGCCAAGGCCAAGAAGGCCGCTGAAGCTGCCGAGGGCGAGCAGCGGGCGGCCGTCGCGGCGATCGGTGCCCAGCGCAAGCAACAGATCGCTCAGCTCGCCACGCTGCGCAACACGTCGGTCCAGGTGGCCGACCAGCGGCAGCGTGGGCTCGAGGAACTCGCCCGGCAGCGGGCCGCCGCGCTGGCGGCGAAGAAGGCGGAGGAACTGCGCAAACGGATCGCCGCGCGGGAGGCGGCCGAGGCCGCCGAGGCCGCCCGGGAAGCTCGGGTCGCGGCAGCCCGTCAGGCGCGGGCGGAGGCTGCCCGGAAGGCCCGCGAAGAGCGCAACGAGGACCGGAACGACCAGAACGACAGCAAGAAACCGCCGAAGAAGCACAAGCCCGGCAAGAAGGGTGACGGCAAGAAGGACGATGGTGGCTCCGGGCGCAACTCGCGCGGCGCCCGAGCCGCTGTCGACTTCGCCCTCGCTCAGCTGGGCGACCCCTACCTCTGGGCGGCGGCGGGACCGAACTCCTGGGACTGCTCCGGTCTGACGATGGCCGCGTGGAAGCGGGCCGGCGTTCGGTTGCCGCACTACAGCGTCGCGCAGTACGAGCAGACCAAGCGCATCTCGGCAGACGAACTGCGGCCCGGTGACCTGATCTTCTGGTCCGAGCGCAGTGCCGACCCGGGCTCGATCTTCCACGTCGCGATGTACCTCGGCGGTGGCCGGATGGTGCACGCGCCGCGGGCCGGCCGGCCGGTGACGATCGACAGTGTCTACTACTGGGAGGAGCCGGACTTCTTCGGCCGGCCCTGATTCCAGGGCCGGCGATTACGGCCGGGTACAGCGTCAGGCAGTACTGCGTGAGGCAGTCCAGCTCGTGAGCGACCAGACCAGCCGAATCCGCCGTCGGCGTGCAGGACGGTTCCAGTGGTGAAACCTTTGCGCAGCAAGGCGATGCTCGCCTCCGCGATGTCCTTGATGACCTGTCGGCGCCGTACCTCCGCGACGGAGGTCGCCGCGGCCGACACCGCCGAACCACCCAGTACGCCGTACGTGGTGTCCAGGCCGGTCGACCTGGACACCATCGCGGATCGGGCGCCGACGTCGTACTCGCTGATCGGCTGGTAGCAGCCGCCTACCAGCGGCTGGTCAGCTCGGGCGATTCCTGAGTGCGGGCGGAGGGAGCCAGTGCCGGGTCGTTGGCGGCGCAACGAGTCCCTGCGGCCGGCACTGTCAGGTCGAGGAAGTAGTTGTCCACTGCCGCACGTGTACAGGCTGTGCGGGAGTAGGTGACGTGGCCGGAGCCCTCATAGGTGACCAGTACGGCGTTGCCGAGCTGCCGCCTGGCGTTGACCGCCCAGGAGTAGCCGGTGGCGGGGTCGTGGAGGCCGTTCATCATGAGGATGGTCGGTGCGCCCTTCACGTCGAGCTTGTGCTGCGGGTTGTTCACCTTGCCCGGCCAGCCGATGCACTGGGTCATCGACTGCAGGGCGAGCACGGAGGTCCGCATGTTCGGGGCCACCTTCAGGCTGGCGCCGTAGAGGGCGTTGAGCTCCTGGAAGCCACGGACCGGCAGCGACCAGTCCTGGCAGAACTGCGGCCGGACGTCTTCCACCAGTTCGACAGCGGCAGCACTGCGCTCAGCGGCCGGTACTACGGCCTGCAGGGTCGCGGCGAGGTCCGCACGGGCGGTGCGCACGGCGGCTGACGGCGTACCGGTGTGCAGGGAGCTGAGCAGCTCGCCGAGCTGCACCCAGCGAGGGCGGCTGAAGAAGAACTGGGTGATGTCGAGCAGGTCCCAGGTGCTGAGCTTGGTGCCGTCGGCCGGGTCGACCAGGGTGCCCGCATCGGCCTTCGCCAGGAGCTCGGCGTACACCTTGGGCACGTCCTGGCCGTGCAGCGCGCAGTTGGCGCTCTTGCCGCACCAGGTGACGAACTGCTGGAACGAGTCCTCGGCGAAGCTGCTCTCGCTGAGCAGGAACCGCCAGGTGCCGAGGCTGTGGTCCATGTTGCCGTCGTTGACCATCGAGCGGATCCGGTGCGGGAAGAGCTCGGCGTACATCTGGCCCATCAGCGTGCCGTACGACGCGCCGTACCAGCTGAGCTTGTCGGCACCGATCGCGGCCCGGACGGCGTCGACGTCGCGGGCCACCGAGACGGAGTCGACGTGGTCGTACAGCGGGCCGGTGTGCTGCCGGCAGTCGGCGGCGAGTTGCCGGTTGAACCTCACCAGCGCCGTGTACTCCGCCTTGGTCCGCGGCAGCACGGTCTCACCCGGCCGGGCGAAGGCTTCAGCCGAACAGACCACCGGGTGGCTGCGGGCGACGCCTCGCGGGTCGATACCGATGATGTCGAACGTCCGGCGGATCTCCGGGCTGAAGAGGGTGCCCGCGGTGAAGGTCATGTTGACGCCGGAGCCACCCGGGCCGCCGGGGTTGATGAACAGCGGCCCCTTACTGGCTGCGGGCTCGTCGGCCGGCCGCTTGGCCAGGGCCAGCTCGAAGGTCGCGCCGCCCGGCTTGCGCCAGTCCACGGGCAAGGTGAGCTTGCCGCACTGGATGGCGGGCACCTCTTCGCACGGCGCCCAGGTGATCGTGCGCGGCGTGCTGGGGGAGGCCGGGCCGGTGGCTGCCGGCGCCGCGATGGCACCGGCGGCGGGAGTGGCGAGTCCAGCCAGGAGCATCAAGGCGGCTCCGCCTGTCGCCAGTCGTCGCCGGCCGGTCGAGCCGGCTCCGGGGGACTGCTGCCTGCTGGTCGTTCGCTGCCTGCGCATGATGAAGAAACCTTCCGTCGGGCGGACCTGACGGAGG encodes:
- a CDS encoding acyl-CoA-like ligand-binding transcription factor, whose translation is MRIEDDVAAPPGRRERKKQETRAALIAAALRLAVQKGPDEVTVEEISEAADVSVRTFFNYFPHKEHAILGRDPEETEHALRRVREAPAGLSPLTVMRLVMAKALDDLDGVDDRKSSIAQRIELIMRSPALLSQFVQLGAEDERLLAVALAERMGEPAASVRPALIVGTATLAVRTAVQQRKYGADRTLRDLVDDAFRQLADGIDPAYDPAGLLPAGPTTDTSSDQEGQA
- a CDS encoding MDR family MFS transporter encodes the protein MTTTSSPSPNPADPAGPVGADVIATDAVAEPIAQLTPRQTVQAISGLMMGMFVAILAGTVVSTALPRIISDLNASQSSYTWVVTLELLAMTATVPLWGKLADLYNNKLLVQLSLGFFVIGSLVAGFAPNIEVLLGSRVLQGLGAGGLTALVQIVMAAIIPPRELGRYSGIFGAIFASATVGGPLLGGFLVDSPLGWRACFLVGVPFVLAAIVLLQRTLKLPTVRRDVKIDWWGAFLITAGVSTLLVWSSFAGSRFEWASGWSFLLVGAALVALLAAVLVERRHPEPIIPMDLFRNRTVTLSIVASALVGVAMFGGSVFLAQYFQIAQGYSPTKAGLMSLPMILGMMVASTVAGGLITKYGKWKIYLVIGSVLLPIGLALFGTIDAHTSKYQLWAFMVVLGVGIGLVMQNLVLAAQNDVPARELGAATSAVSFFRSMGGTIGVSVLGAMLAGKVTETLNPGGESSGGSNAVPNLAELPEQARVVVENAYGAATAELFMMSVPFAVLALVAVVFIKEKPLQTTSGAERRAHEEAAGKLDGTLDR
- a CDS encoding thiamine-binding protein — encoded protein: MIVAFSISPAAGDETGGVSEAVAEAIRVVRASGLPNETNAMFTNLEGEWDEVMAVVKQAVEAVAAVSPRVGLVLKADIRPGYTGQLAAKVERIEQALSD
- a CDS encoding SDR family oxidoreductase; this translates as MKTTGNTIFVTGGTSGLGLGLALKFHALGNKVVIGGRRRELLDQLAGEHPGLGTVVLDVDDPKSIQAAYDEVTARYPDLNAVLTMSGIMRPENLLDPGHVAIAEATVTTNLLGTIRTVATFTPYLVAKPGATILTVSSGLAFVPLVVTPTYNATKAAIHSYTQSLRLQLAEVGIQVIEVIPPAVQTTLMGQQDDERAMPVEEYLTETMSILTDQPEVTEVTVRRVGFLRDAEREGRYQETVQALNGH
- a CDS encoding helix-turn-helix transcriptional regulator — encoded protein: MDYRDLSDFLRKRREALQPEDLGLPRGRRRRTPGLRREEVAALAVMSTDYYSRLEGGRGPQPSTELLAAIARALRLTLDERDHLYLLAGHGVPPRSGGNDHVNPGLLRIMDRLVDTPAQVMNRLGETLLQTAVDVAFEGELTNFEGLERSGVYRWFLTEGERDRYADDEVRANHSRVLVSGLRSVYATDGDKSRAGTIVRALLDGSAEFRRLWDAHEVGIRHLGTKRFVHPVVGNLEFHCQLLDDQQQQQTLLVFTATPGSESAEKLALLAVLGQTEFEARQS
- a CDS encoding RICIN domain-containing protein produces the protein MQMVRRNSIVRLLALALIACLTLTSGSAFARDLQAGQAAATFKVLAFYSGSFDAAHIDFQKEARERFPAFGAQHGFTYEQTNNWDRLNSLTRNDAQVVLFLDDSPHSAAQRAGFQRYVESGGGFLGFHVANYNDASGGWPWFNNTLLGTGRFSTNTWLPTATTLRTENRTHPSLVNTGATFRSAVSEWYSWQNDLRNNPDIQVLASIDPSSFPVGTSQRWTSGYYPIIWANKNYKAIYANFGHNAMNYETNTRTSSTFDSPAQNQFVMDALKWLGGGGTTVPPVDQPDASKWYTVANKGNGKCVDARAAGTANGTVVQQYSCNSSQAQQFQFQPTSDGFTRINNRNDASKVVDVSGVSQADNAGLHLWAYGGGANQQWQAVSEGSGYFHFVSRLSGKCLTVPGGSTADSTQLVQLTCNNSATQSFRLAG
- a CDS encoding bile acid:sodium symporter family protein, which codes for MNDSVLTSVLLPVALAIIMLGLGLTLTIADFTRVLRMPRAVLVALGTQILLLPAICFGLVKLFDLAPALAVGMMLLAASPGGTTANLFSHLAGGDVALNVTLTAVNSVIAVITLPIVVNLSLNHFLGDGQIGLQPAKMLQVFAIVLIPVGLGMLLRNKKPDFAHAMARPVKLGSILVLVLVIFAAIYTERANFLDYLAAVGVVAVLLNILSLAFGYAVPKLARLGERQSIACSMEIGIHNATLALTIALSPSLLNNSEMSIPVAVYGIVMFIPTAAFAFYLSRRAGTTA
- a CDS encoding WD40/YVTN/BNR-like repeat-containing protein, with protein sequence MPSNLLALRIAALAAGVLLATSQLVPAQAAGQHVPKYQWEVKPTGSTSQFRGLAAVNKDVAWVAGSNGQVLRTLDGGRKWQNVSPPGQTLLFRDVEAFDAKRAVILAIGPGEDSRIYRTADGGRTWAESFRNTDPAAFYDCLDFNDSRHGLALSDPVDGKFRIAATADGGKSWKVQATKGMPAALPGEFAFAASGTCLVAGAGRSAWFATGGGDRPRVFRTVDGGRSWKVSDSPMASGEAAGIFSLSFRGQLHGVAVGGDFATTGDAVRGASYTSDGGRTWKLVPADKAPKKYRSGSAFVPWSVKTVLAVGPTGSDVSLDGGRSWKQFDDGNYDSVECAGFGFKAGCWASGPKGAVARLAVTR
- a CDS encoding endonuclease/exonuclease/phosphatase family protein gives rise to the protein MRRLPPRLLVTFAGLLMVLPTAAAASARGDDRPDRPGQPLKVLTYNIHHGAGTDGVLDLERIAKVIENSGADLVGLQEVDKHWSQRSNWVDQPAWLAARLKMHYAYAANLDLPPLKPGEPRRQYGTAVLSKSPIKDFENTLLPLYPTGEQRGLSVAAIKIRGVYLRFANTHLTSNNNAERLEQAKKVVELLDDSKLPTFVVGDLNARPNAPEIATLTKVWRDTWADVGTGPGYSSPTENPAARIDYLLHTRQKIEPLSSAVITTNGSDHLPVVATYNLR